In Microbacterium sp. SLBN-146, one genomic interval encodes:
- a CDS encoding cryptochrome/photolyase family protein, whose product MSEAGARLRRLVIVLGDQLDPEASAFDDFDPQLDAVWMAEVDEESTHVWSSKPRTALFLAAMRHFARDLEAMGRTVHYTRLDSPGTRGSLAAQLAADIERLRPHGLVMTAPGEWRVLQALRDVAAASDLPLEIREDRHFFCTVAEFRDHAAGRSTLRMEYFYREMRRRHGILLAPDGEPEGGSWNYDADNRAPFPRQGPGLVPPRAAFAPDDITREVLELVEERFADHPGSLGTFAWPVTRDQALESLRLFIEERLPQFGVAQDAMWPGEPWLWHAHLSAAMNLKLLHPREVVAAAEAAYREGRAPLASVEGFVRQILGWREYVRGVYWTQMPGYLGRNALEAHEPLPDWYWTGDTPMSCLQDAIGTTLENGYAHHIQRLMVTGLYALLLGVEPRELHSWYLAVYVDAVEWVELPNTLGMSQYADGGLLGSKPYVASGKYIDRMSPYCRTCPFDPAKRIGDDACPFTTLYWDFLMRHEQAMAANPRMVLQVRNVGRIDEDERAAISRRATAIRSGTISPE is encoded by the coding sequence ATGAGTGAGGCGGGTGCGAGGCTCCGGCGCCTGGTCATCGTGCTCGGCGATCAACTCGATCCAGAAGCGAGCGCTTTCGACGATTTCGATCCGCAGCTCGACGCTGTGTGGATGGCCGAAGTCGACGAGGAGTCGACGCACGTGTGGAGCAGCAAGCCCCGCACGGCGCTGTTCCTGGCGGCGATGCGGCATTTCGCGCGGGACCTCGAGGCGATGGGGCGAACCGTGCACTACACACGGCTCGATTCCCCCGGCACTCGGGGGAGCCTCGCTGCGCAGCTCGCCGCCGACATCGAACGCCTGCGGCCGCACGGACTCGTCATGACGGCGCCCGGAGAATGGCGGGTCCTCCAGGCGCTGCGCGACGTGGCCGCAGCATCAGATCTGCCCTTGGAGATCCGTGAGGACCGCCACTTCTTCTGCACCGTCGCGGAGTTCAGGGACCACGCCGCGGGTCGCTCGACACTGCGGATGGAGTACTTCTATCGCGAGATGCGGCGCCGGCACGGCATCCTGCTCGCCCCGGACGGCGAGCCGGAGGGCGGCTCGTGGAACTACGACGCCGACAACCGCGCGCCCTTCCCGCGGCAAGGACCCGGTCTGGTTCCCCCGCGCGCCGCGTTCGCGCCGGACGACATCACGCGCGAGGTGCTCGAGCTCGTCGAGGAGCGGTTCGCCGACCATCCCGGGTCGCTCGGCACGTTCGCGTGGCCCGTGACCCGCGACCAAGCGCTCGAGTCGCTCCGGCTGTTCATCGAGGAGCGCCTGCCGCAGTTCGGCGTCGCCCAGGACGCGATGTGGCCCGGTGAGCCGTGGCTCTGGCACGCGCACCTCTCCGCCGCCATGAACCTCAAACTCCTGCATCCGCGCGAGGTCGTGGCCGCGGCGGAGGCCGCGTATCGCGAGGGCCGAGCGCCGCTCGCATCCGTCGAGGGCTTCGTCCGGCAGATCCTAGGCTGGCGGGAGTACGTGCGCGGCGTGTACTGGACGCAGATGCCGGGATACCTGGGGCGCAATGCCCTCGAGGCGCACGAGCCCTTGCCGGACTGGTACTGGACGGGCGACACACCCATGTCGTGCCTGCAGGATGCCATCGGGACGACCCTCGAGAACGGGTACGCGCACCACATCCAGCGCCTCATGGTGACGGGGCTCTACGCGCTGCTGCTCGGCGTCGAACCGCGGGAACTGCACTCCTGGTACCTCGCCGTATACGTGGATGCCGTCGAGTGGGTCGAGCTTCCCAACACGCTCGGGATGAGCCAGTACGCCGACGGCGGTCTCCTCGGCAGCAAGCCTTACGTGGCATCCGGCAAGTACATCGACCGCATGAGCCCGTACTGCCGCACGTGTCCGTTCGACCCGGCGAAACGGATCGGCGATGACGCGTGCCCCTTCACGACCCTGTACTGGGACTTCCTGATGCGGCACGAACAGGCGATGGCCGCCAATCCGCGGATGGTGCTGCAGGTGCGCAACGTCGGTCGGATCGACGAAGACGAGCGGGCCGCGATCTCGCGACGCGCGACCGCGATCCGATCGGGCACGATCAGCCCTGAGTAG
- a CDS encoding LysR family transcriptional regulator, with translation MPQGPSSLTLQQLRYFVEVAAEGSISGAADLLYVAQPTMSAAMKDLEARVGRALLVRSARGVTLTADGIEFLGYARQVVEQAALLEQRYLDRPPSRRLLGVSAQHYSFAVDAFVRMVKAADAAEYEFSLRETRTWDIIEDVRTLRSEIGILYRNDFNGRVIDKLLRDSGLAFRPLFLAEPHIFISRQNPLARRDGATLDDLAELPRLTFDQGTNNSFYFAEEILSTLSSAREIRVSDRATIFNLMIGLGGYTISTGIISEELDPEIVAIPLDVDERIEIGWIDHAAIPLTDQAQRYLAEVRAVVTEFDVALIDEVPSGDRLIAASTESQRVAIE, from the coding sequence ATGCCACAGGGTCCGAGCAGCCTCACGTTGCAGCAGCTTCGCTACTTCGTCGAGGTTGCTGCTGAGGGGTCCATCTCCGGCGCGGCAGACCTGCTCTACGTCGCCCAGCCGACTATGTCGGCGGCGATGAAGGACCTCGAGGCGCGGGTGGGACGCGCGCTCCTCGTACGTTCGGCCCGCGGAGTCACCCTCACGGCCGACGGCATCGAGTTCCTCGGATACGCACGACAGGTCGTCGAGCAAGCGGCGCTCCTCGAGCAGCGCTATCTGGATCGACCACCGTCTCGACGTCTGCTCGGGGTGTCGGCGCAGCACTACTCGTTCGCGGTCGACGCGTTCGTCCGGATGGTCAAAGCCGCGGATGCCGCCGAGTACGAGTTCTCGCTCCGTGAGACCCGCACGTGGGACATCATCGAGGATGTCCGGACGCTCCGCAGCGAGATCGGCATCCTGTACCGGAACGACTTCAACGGCAGGGTCATCGACAAGCTGCTCCGCGACTCCGGTCTCGCGTTCCGCCCGCTGTTCCTCGCCGAGCCGCACATCTTCATCTCCCGGCAGAACCCTCTCGCCCGTCGCGATGGTGCGACTCTCGACGATCTCGCGGAGCTTCCCCGACTCACATTCGATCAGGGCACGAACAACTCGTTCTACTTCGCCGAGGAGATCCTCTCCACCCTGTCGAGCGCGCGGGAGATCCGAGTGTCCGACCGCGCCACGATCTTCAATCTCATGATCGGACTGGGCGGCTACACCATCTCGACGGGCATCATCAGCGAGGAACTCGATCCCGAGATCGTCGCGATCCCGCTCGACGTCGACGAACGCATCGAGATCGGCTGGATCGACCACGCCGCCATCCCGCTCACGGACCAGGCCCAGCGCTACCTCGCCGAGGTGCGCGCGGTCGTCACCGAGTTCGACGTCGCACTGATCGATGAGGTCCCCAGCGGAGACCGCCTCATCGCGGCATCCACAGAATCGCAGCGAGTTGCGATCGAATGA
- a CDS encoding DUF1852 domain-containing protein, producing the protein MTDEFTFSITTTPFNEDYSPSEGSRITTNFANLARGDRRQENLRNALTMITRRFNDLAHWDNPSGDRYAVELEIVSAHLNFTSGDADREFPLLEILDTRIVDLWTGVRHAGIVGNNFSSYVRDYDFSVVLPAAGAGANGPAIPDDFGDLHGRLFQHFLDSDAYTERFSQPPVICISVSTSKTYHRTSNHHPVLGVEYQQDEYSLTDQYFAKMGLKVRYFMPRGSVAPLAFYFRGDLLNDYSNLQLIGTISTMETFQKIYRPEIYNANSAAPAVYRPSLGASDCSRTEIEYDRVERSQLATIQGKYTEEHFIAPHKDVLARWSAGYPARVA; encoded by the coding sequence ATGACGGACGAGTTCACGTTCAGCATCACCACCACCCCGTTCAACGAGGACTACTCGCCGTCGGAGGGTTCGCGGATCACGACGAACTTCGCCAATCTGGCACGCGGTGACCGCCGTCAGGAGAACCTCCGCAACGCCCTGACGATGATCACGCGTCGCTTCAACGACTTGGCGCACTGGGACAATCCGAGCGGAGACCGCTACGCCGTTGAACTCGAGATCGTTTCGGCGCATCTGAACTTCACCTCGGGCGACGCGGATCGGGAGTTCCCCCTGCTCGAGATCCTCGACACCCGCATCGTCGACCTGTGGACCGGCGTCCGCCACGCCGGGATCGTGGGGAACAACTTCTCCTCCTACGTCCGCGACTACGACTTCAGCGTCGTGCTCCCGGCGGCGGGTGCCGGCGCCAACGGACCAGCCATTCCCGACGACTTCGGCGACCTGCACGGTCGGCTGTTCCAGCACTTTCTCGACTCCGACGCCTACACGGAGCGCTTCTCGCAGCCGCCCGTGATCTGCATCAGCGTCTCGACGAGCAAGACCTACCACCGCACGTCGAACCACCACCCGGTTCTCGGCGTCGAGTACCAGCAGGACGAGTACTCGCTGACGGATCAGTACTTCGCGAAGATGGGGCTGAAGGTTCGCTACTTCATGCCACGCGGCAGCGTGGCACCGCTCGCGTTCTACTTCCGCGGCGACCTGCTCAACGACTACTCGAACCTTCAGCTCATCGGCACGATCAGCACGATGGAGACATTCCAGAAGATCTACCGCCCCGAGATCTACAACGCGAACTCCGCCGCCCCCGCCGTCTACCGGCCGAGCCTCGGGGCATCGGACTGTTCCCGCACCGAGATCGAGTACGACCGGGTCGAGCGCAGCCAGCTCGCGACGATCCAGGGAAAGTACACGGAAGAGCACTTCATCGCTCCGCACAAGGACGTCCTCGCCCGATGGTCGGCGGGCTACCCCGCTCGCGTCGCATGA
- a CDS encoding alpha/beta fold hydrolase, with protein sequence MNESIITSYAQAPAKTVRVGRDTFAYRELGPKEEIPVVFFVHLAATLDNWDPRIIDAIAKTRHVITFDQLGVGASSGRVPDTLEDAADDAYRFIVDGLGYTKIDVFSFSMGGMIAQDLVVKHPDLVRGLILTGTGPRGGEDMDKVVGTTYWDIFRSVITRSDPKEFLFFNRDAEGKKAGKEFVERLKERTIDRDKAISNKAFSTQLKAIVRFGRSAPSDLSVITSPTLIANGDNDRMVPSNLSEDLHRRIADSELIIYPNSGHGGIFQYWEKFAPVAANFLNDVRG encoded by the coding sequence ATGAACGAATCCATCATCACCTCGTACGCCCAGGCCCCCGCGAAGACCGTCAGAGTCGGTCGGGACACCTTCGCCTATCGCGAGCTCGGACCGAAGGAGGAGATCCCCGTCGTCTTCTTCGTCCACCTCGCTGCGACGCTCGACAACTGGGACCCCCGCATCATCGACGCGATCGCGAAGACTCGTCATGTCATCACGTTCGACCAGCTGGGTGTCGGGGCATCGAGCGGCCGCGTCCCGGACACCCTCGAAGACGCCGCCGACGACGCCTACCGGTTCATCGTGGACGGTCTCGGCTATACGAAGATCGACGTGTTCTCGTTCTCCATGGGCGGGATGATCGCGCAGGACCTCGTCGTGAAGCACCCCGATCTCGTGCGGGGCCTCATCCTCACCGGTACAGGGCCGCGTGGCGGTGAAGACATGGACAAGGTCGTCGGCACGACCTACTGGGACATCTTCCGCTCGGTGATCACGCGCTCCGACCCGAAGGAGTTCCTCTTCTTCAACCGCGATGCCGAAGGCAAGAAGGCCGGCAAGGAGTTCGTCGAGCGGCTCAAGGAGCGCACCATCGACCGAGACAAGGCGATCTCCAACAAGGCGTTCAGCACGCAGCTGAAGGCGATCGTCAGATTCGGCCGCTCCGCGCCGTCCGACCTCTCGGTGATCACGTCACCGACGCTCATTGCCAACGGCGACAACGACCGGATGGTGCCGAGCAATCTCTCCGAAGACCTCCACCGCCGCATCGCCGACTCCGAGCTGATCATCTACCCGAACTCAGGCCATGGGGGGATCTTCCAGTACTGGGAGAAGTTCGCACCTGTCGCCGCGAACTTCCTCAACGACGTCCGCGGCTGA
- a CDS encoding methionine synthase: MTGGHSATAPTLLPTAIVGSLPKPSWLAEPEKLWSPWKLEGDALREGKRDALRIAVQEQSNRGIDILSDGEQSRQHFVTTFIEHLSGVDFERRETVRIRNRYDASVPTVVGSVSREQPVFVDDARFLRASTDRPIKWTLPGPMTMVDTLYDAHYRSREELAMEFATILNQEARELEAAGVDIIQFDEPSFNVFFDEVKDWGIAALERAAEGLRAETAVHICYGYGIKANTDWKATLGSQWRQYEESFPLLQSSSIDIVSLESHHSHVPMDLIELVRGKKVMLGAIDVASETIESPEEVADTLRTALQFVDADKLVPSTNCGMAPFPRDVALAKLSALSAGTRIVREEVTGE, translated from the coding sequence ATGACCGGCGGCCATTCGGCGACCGCCCCGACGCTCCTGCCGACCGCGATCGTCGGGAGCCTTCCCAAGCCGTCGTGGCTCGCGGAGCCCGAGAAGCTCTGGTCCCCCTGGAAGCTCGAGGGCGACGCGTTGCGGGAGGGCAAGCGGGATGCTCTGCGGATCGCCGTCCAAGAGCAGAGCAACCGCGGCATCGACATCCTCAGTGACGGCGAGCAGAGCCGACAGCACTTCGTCACGACCTTCATCGAGCACCTCAGCGGTGTCGACTTCGAGCGGCGCGAGACCGTTCGCATCCGAAACCGCTACGACGCGAGCGTGCCGACCGTCGTCGGGTCGGTCAGTCGCGAGCAGCCCGTCTTCGTCGACGATGCGAGGTTCCTCCGCGCATCCACCGATCGTCCGATCAAATGGACTCTCCCTGGTCCGATGACGATGGTCGACACGCTCTACGACGCCCACTACCGGAGCCGCGAAGAGCTCGCGATGGAGTTCGCGACGATCCTCAACCAGGAGGCGAGAGAGCTCGAAGCAGCGGGAGTCGACATCATCCAGTTCGACGAGCCGTCCTTCAACGTCTTCTTCGACGAAGTGAAGGACTGGGGGATCGCGGCGCTGGAGCGAGCGGCCGAGGGCCTGCGCGCCGAGACAGCCGTGCACATCTGCTACGGCTACGGCATCAAAGCGAACACCGACTGGAAAGCGACCCTCGGATCGCAGTGGCGACAGTACGAGGAGTCGTTCCCTCTTCTGCAGAGCTCCTCGATCGACATCGTCTCGTTGGAGAGCCACCACTCCCATGTGCCGATGGACCTCATCGAGCTGGTCCGCGGAAAGAAGGTCATGCTCGGGGCGATCGACGTCGCGAGCGAGACGATCGAGTCCCCGGAGGAGGTAGCCGACACCCTCCGCACGGCCCTTCAGTTCGTGGACGCGGATAAACTCGTTCCCAGCACGAACTGCGGCATGGCACCATTCCCCCGTGACGTCGCGCTGGCCAAGTTGAGCGCGCTCAGCGCGGGAACGAGAATCGTTCGTGAGGAGGTGACCGGTGAGTAG
- a CDS encoding flavin reductase family protein, with the protein MRAVEPVAAGERGLPSSLSPDDFKALFRGHPAGVAVITADAGSGPVALTATSVSSVSAEPPLLIFSISTLSSAADVLSRAETVIVHLLDAHDLEVAKLGATSGIDRFADKTQWSRLVTGEPVYCDVRAWVRCAVVNRMDAGTSMVIAAHALQSHIARDVSPGAAGDALVHHNRAWHRLGEHSRVDD; encoded by the coding sequence GTGCGTGCCGTAGAGCCGGTCGCGGCTGGCGAGCGAGGTCTGCCCTCGAGCCTCTCGCCCGACGACTTCAAGGCGCTGTTCCGCGGACACCCCGCGGGTGTTGCCGTCATCACGGCCGACGCCGGCAGCGGTCCCGTCGCGCTGACCGCGACCTCCGTGTCGTCAGTGAGCGCCGAACCTCCCTTGCTCATCTTCTCGATCTCGACGCTGTCGTCGGCGGCTGACGTGCTGTCCCGCGCCGAGACGGTCATCGTGCACCTTCTCGACGCGCACGACCTCGAGGTGGCGAAGCTCGGTGCGACGAGCGGTATCGATCGTTTCGCCGACAAGACCCAGTGGTCGCGACTTGTCACCGGCGAGCCCGTCTACTGCGACGTGCGCGCGTGGGTTCGCTGCGCCGTCGTCAATCGCATGGATGCGGGGACCTCCATGGTCATCGCAGCGCACGCGCTGCAATCTCACATCGCACGCGACGTCTCACCCGGCGCGGCCGGCGACGCACTCGTCCACCACAACCGTGCGTGGCATCGCCTCGGCGAGCACTCCCGCGTCGACGACTGA
- a CDS encoding NADP-dependent oxidoreductase, translating into MRAFIIDGYKKPLHEADVAEPTVGPNDVLISVAAAGINGLDERIRTGEFKAFLPYRPPLTLGHDVAGTVIRVGSQVRSFTPGDEVFARPRDHRIGTFAERIAVDQADVARAPSSVSVLEAASLPLVALTAWQALVEKGGVTAGQKVLIHGGAGGVGTIAIQLAKHLGAEVATTASARNAEFVRSLGADVVIDYASQDFSEELSGYDFVLDSLGGENLTKSLRVLRAGGMAVGISGPPTPAFAEEIGLNPVLRIAMSALSRKVRRQAKKLGVTYEFLFMRADGEQLRAIAELVDAGAIRPIVGATYTFDEAPEALEAQHRGGIRGKSVLLGA; encoded by the coding sequence ATGCGTGCATTCATCATCGACGGGTACAAGAAGCCCCTCCACGAAGCGGACGTCGCCGAGCCGACCGTGGGTCCGAACGACGTGCTGATCTCGGTCGCCGCCGCCGGCATCAACGGCCTCGACGAGCGGATCCGCACGGGAGAGTTCAAGGCGTTCCTCCCCTACCGGCCGCCGCTCACGCTGGGCCACGACGTCGCCGGGACGGTGATCCGCGTCGGCTCGCAGGTCCGTTCGTTCACGCCCGGCGACGAGGTGTTCGCCCGGCCTCGCGATCATCGGATCGGCACGTTCGCGGAACGCATCGCCGTCGACCAGGCCGATGTCGCGCGCGCGCCCTCGTCGGTCAGTGTCCTCGAGGCGGCATCCCTTCCCCTCGTCGCGCTCACCGCGTGGCAGGCCCTCGTCGAGAAGGGCGGCGTGACGGCGGGCCAGAAGGTCCTCATCCACGGCGGCGCCGGCGGTGTCGGAACGATCGCGATCCAGCTGGCGAAGCATCTCGGCGCGGAGGTCGCGACAACGGCCTCGGCGAGGAACGCGGAGTTCGTGCGGTCACTCGGCGCCGACGTCGTCATCGACTACGCGAGCCAGGACTTCTCCGAAGAGCTGTCGGGGTACGACTTCGTGCTCGACAGCCTCGGAGGCGAGAACCTCACGAAGTCGCTGCGTGTGCTGCGTGCAGGCGGGATGGCCGTCGGAATCTCCGGCCCGCCGACGCCCGCATTCGCAGAAGAGATCGGTCTGAACCCCGTTCTTCGCATCGCGATGAGCGCATTGAGTCGCAAGGTCCGCCGGCAGGCGAAGAAGCTCGGCGTCACCTACGAGTTCCTCTTCATGCGCGCCGACGGCGAGCAGCTGCGAGCGATCGCCGAGCTCGTGGATGCCGGTGCGATCCGTCCGATCGTCGGCGCCACGTACACCTTCGACGAAGCGCCGGAGGCTCTCGAGGCGCAGCACCGCGGCGGCATCCGTGGAAAGTCCGTCCTGCTGGGCGCGTGA
- a CDS encoding alpha/beta fold hydrolase, with product MTPAAHSNHVATSFVDAATQFARVDGAHIAYREVGSGPGLPLVALMHLGGNLDAWDPEVIDALAHERRVIVLGYRGVGRSTGRVRHSLEDMARDAVSAVRALGLRRIDLFGLSMGGMVAQAMVEQEPDLVDHLVMSGTGPRGGEGLTRMTGVMLRGIARSVVTARPATSVLFFTRTAEGQRAAAAYQGRLKRRRADRDSAVTPGVMRAQLRAVARWGAEPRTVDVETDTPSLTFHGVDDILVPPVNAMQLRQTFSAIDILTFPDAGHGVVSQHRDVVTRRIQSFLRV from the coding sequence ATGACCCCGGCAGCGCACAGCAACCATGTCGCGACCTCGTTCGTCGACGCTGCGACGCAGTTCGCACGGGTCGACGGCGCACACATCGCCTACCGCGAGGTCGGATCGGGCCCTGGGCTACCGCTCGTCGCTCTCATGCATCTCGGCGGCAATCTGGATGCGTGGGATCCCGAGGTCATCGACGCGCTCGCGCACGAGCGGCGCGTCATCGTGCTCGGCTACCGCGGCGTGGGTCGATCGACCGGCCGGGTGCGGCACAGCCTCGAGGACATGGCCCGCGACGCCGTTTCCGCCGTGCGCGCACTCGGACTCCGCCGCATCGATCTCTTCGGCCTCTCGATGGGGGGCATGGTCGCCCAGGCAATGGTCGAGCAGGAGCCCGACCTGGTGGACCACCTCGTGATGTCCGGAACGGGCCCCCGGGGCGGCGAAGGTCTTACGCGGATGACGGGCGTCATGCTCCGCGGTATCGCGCGCAGCGTCGTGACAGCGCGTCCCGCGACCTCCGTCCTCTTCTTCACCCGCACCGCCGAAGGACAACGCGCCGCCGCCGCCTATCAGGGCCGGTTGAAGCGCCGACGCGCGGACCGCGACTCGGCCGTCACGCCGGGCGTCATGCGCGCGCAACTCCGCGCCGTCGCGCGTTGGGGAGCAGAGCCTCGCACGGTCGACGTGGAGACGGACACGCCTTCGCTCACCTTCCACGGCGTTGACGACATCCTCGTCCCGCCGGTCAACGCGATGCAGTTGCGTCAGACGTTCTCCGCCATCGACATCCTGACGTTTCCGGATGCCGGACATGGTGTCGTTTCGCAGCACCGCGACGTCGTGACGCGCCGCATCCAGTCCTTCCTGCGCGTCTGA
- a CDS encoding TetR/AcrR family transcriptional regulator, which translates to MNQEPGRVGRRERAMADKRRRIMEAARSLFAERGVGGVTTREVSDRADVAIGTLFRYAASKAELLIMVQNEKFRTAIDDGLVTSGALSARGASAEDAVMALLAPVIDCVREQPENGRLYLHELIFGDPGEEHRSAGLAEAWRLEASIAELLRAVPDVDPDARATLARVITSIIHVTMTATLHLRDSPGDVKEVIRSQLAAILWMPR; encoded by the coding sequence ATGAATCAGGAACCCGGCCGCGTCGGTCGGCGCGAGAGGGCCATGGCCGATAAGCGTCGCCGCATCATGGAGGCGGCACGGTCGCTCTTCGCGGAACGGGGGGTGGGTGGCGTCACGACGCGGGAGGTCTCCGACCGCGCGGACGTCGCCATCGGGACGCTGTTCCGCTACGCGGCGAGCAAGGCGGAGCTGCTCATCATGGTGCAGAACGAGAAGTTCCGAACGGCCATCGATGACGGCCTCGTGACGTCCGGAGCGCTGTCAGCGAGAGGCGCGTCAGCGGAGGATGCCGTCATGGCACTCCTGGCGCCCGTCATCGACTGCGTGCGCGAACAGCCCGAGAACGGTCGCCTCTACTTGCACGAGTTGATCTTCGGCGACCCCGGCGAGGAGCACCGAAGCGCGGGACTCGCGGAGGCATGGCGGTTGGAGGCGTCCATCGCCGAGCTCCTGCGTGCGGTCCCCGACGTCGATCCGGATGCGCGGGCCACCCTTGCGCGCGTCATCACATCGATCATCCACGTCACGATGACGGCGACGCTGCACCTTCGCGACAGCCCCGGTGACGTCAAGGAGGTCATTCGATCGCAACTCGCTGCGATTCTGTGGATGCCGCGATGA
- a CDS encoding amidohydrolase, whose amino-acid sequence MPNERILTAGTIITMDPGRPRAEAIAVRDERIVAVGSLDECRAALPDAAVEDSGAACLLPGFIDSHSHPVLSGMATMYPAYWIAPWFAPTWNDVLAVFDKAIAETDAGSPLSFFGFDGLLQQHEEPTAAVLDAIFGDRLVLVFGNSGHTSYVTSAVMRKLGWIENPPSDPVGGFFGRLPDGALDGRATEVPAAMALAAPVLNAIAASTSPLQGAVEYYMLMANAGITSTSEHTYKTPLKQAYETLASLPSSPLRITLYHMSTEADCGDPFTSSVPSTMLHKQGIKLWADGSPWVGNIAMSEPYLDTAATRAAGIPTGVTGQKPMNYTRAQLDSLLDAHAGEGWQMAFHVNGDIGLDIVLDAFSRALDKHDLTHTDHRWRVEHIGGARHDQFHRMADLGVVASMGPFQFYYWGDLLDGQMFDTAIGAEWQRFRDAFDAGVHPSFHNDGSVSPPTPLLNIQTAVTRRTSSGAIRGADQATTLEEALAAQTINAAFALGTDSDVGSLEPGKLADLVALDADPFTVDPATLGAIGVQGTWLSGARIDLEAFAAASGQVDTAGLEALRLLGVPACCHHVASTQG is encoded by the coding sequence ATGCCCAACGAGCGCATCCTCACCGCCGGCACGATCATCACGATGGATCCCGGTCGGCCCCGAGCCGAAGCGATCGCGGTCAGGGACGAGCGGATCGTCGCGGTGGGCTCGCTCGACGAGTGCCGGGCGGCGCTCCCCGATGCCGCGGTGGAAGACTCCGGCGCCGCGTGCCTCCTTCCCGGCTTCATCGACTCCCACTCGCATCCCGTGCTGAGCGGTATGGCGACGATGTATCCCGCCTACTGGATCGCGCCGTGGTTCGCACCCACGTGGAACGACGTGCTCGCCGTCTTCGACAAGGCCATCGCCGAAACGGATGCTGGGTCTCCGCTGTCGTTCTTCGGCTTCGACGGATTGCTGCAGCAGCACGAAGAGCCCACCGCGGCGGTGCTGGACGCGATCTTCGGCGATCGACTCGTCCTCGTGTTCGGCAATTCCGGACATACGTCGTACGTCACTTCCGCGGTCATGCGAAAGCTCGGCTGGATCGAGAATCCGCCCAGTGATCCCGTCGGCGGATTCTTCGGACGCCTGCCGGACGGCGCGCTCGACGGCCGTGCGACCGAGGTCCCCGCGGCGATGGCACTCGCAGCCCCGGTGCTGAACGCGATCGCCGCGAGCACGTCGCCGCTTCAGGGCGCCGTCGAGTACTACATGCTGATGGCGAATGCCGGCATCACCTCGACATCCGAGCACACGTACAAGACACCGCTCAAGCAGGCGTACGAGACGCTGGCCTCGCTGCCGAGCTCTCCGCTGCGGATCACGCTGTACCACATGTCCACCGAGGCGGACTGCGGAGATCCCTTCACGTCGTCGGTCCCCTCGACGATGCTGCACAAGCAGGGCATCAAGCTCTGGGCGGATGGGTCGCCGTGGGTGGGCAACATCGCGATGTCGGAGCCGTACCTCGACACGGCTGCGACGCGGGCCGCCGGCATCCCCACGGGTGTCACCGGCCAGAAGCCGATGAACTACACGAGGGCACAGCTCGACAGTCTGCTCGACGCGCATGCCGGAGAGGGCTGGCAGATGGCCTTCCACGTCAACGGCGACATCGGACTCGACATCGTGCTGGATGCCTTCAGCCGGGCACTCGACAAACACGACCTCACGCACACCGACCACCGGTGGCGTGTCGAACACATCGGCGGCGCGCGTCACGACCAGTTCCACCGGATGGCCGATCTCGGCGTCGTCGCGTCAATGGGGCCGTTCCAGTTCTACTACTGGGGCGACCTGCTCGACGGCCAGATGTTCGACACCGCGATCGGGGCGGAGTGGCAGCGATTCCGCGACGCCTTCGACGCGGGCGTGCATCCGTCCTTCCACAACGACGGCAGCGTGAGTCCGCCCACTCCTCTCCTCAACATCCAGACCGCCGTCACGAGGCGGACGTCGAGCGGAGCGATACGGGGCGCGGACCAAGCGACGACGCTCGAAGAGGCGCTCGCCGCACAGACGATCAATGCCGCCTTCGCGTTGGGTACCGATTCCGACGTCGGGTCGCTCGAACCCGGCAAGCTCGCGGATCTCGTCGCGCTCGACGCCGATCCGTTCACGGTCGATCCCGCGACGCTCGGTGCGATCGGCGTGCAGGGCACGTGGCTGAGCGGCGCTCGCATCGACCTCGAGGCCTTCGCCGCGGCATCCGGTCAGGTCGACACGGCCGGACTCGAAGCGCTGAGGCTTCTCGGCGTGCCCGCGTGCTGTCACCACGTGGCCTCTACTCAGGGCTGA